A region of Phocoena phocoena chromosome 17, mPhoPho1.1, whole genome shotgun sequence DNA encodes the following proteins:
- the PARP10 gene encoding LOW QUALITY PROTEIN: protein mono-ADP-ribosyltransferase PARP10 (The sequence of the model RefSeq protein was modified relative to this genomic sequence to represent the inferred CDS: deleted 1 base in 1 codon), which yields MMSEEEAELGAAVELRGLPPRVPDELLTLYFENRRSSGGGPVSSWQRLGRGGILTFQEAADAARVLAQEEHTLHGARLSLRPAPPRAPSRLLLQGLSAGTGPQHLEQYVQALLCAAGQPVQPCRALASPRPDRALVQLPKPLSDAEARVLEEHAQSLGLKGAEVSLAWVPQARAVRVVGGNPPADLLLLELYLENERRSGGGPLEGVRSLPGHLGTIASFQQWQVAERVLQRAHQLQGSELILVPHYDVLEPEELSEHTSGGNRLAELGPGAPKHALLEAGGPARAQNCAGNVTLGSEEAPGQTGALLRTGHLWDRSSLGQARPVSSRPVGSSEQEGLVSPGPTGSPGPVEIAVESLEQVVSMSLGPVGSPGQEGLVEAVLPMELGAMRFIQLYHEDLLAGLGDVALFPLEGSDMTGFRLCGALAPCQAAEEFLQSLLGSVSCHVLSLKHPGSARFLLSPEGQHLLRGMEAQFQCVFGTERLARAALDTDLGEVDPTEALQVLPGHSHTLWPPDSTDGGQENVSLEEVRELLAALEGLDGEDWLPLELREEEPAGQPEEEKTPRAGEGPVAPRTGVPGRLQEEAELQLALCRSLEPQGQVAEREEAVALQWALALSLQPPPLEEELEPRGGGPGSWAQLEVHAAFEQDMDELDRALEAALEVHLREETVGPQGCVLPAELCAHLERRHGVSVALRGDRIVLRGFGTQPTRAAHHLAALWAGPRDQSLAFPLEASGPTLPQQRPREPLGRLECVAESSSEFHTVVQAFYDTLDAAHGRIRVVQVERVLHPLLQQQYELHRERLEQCCDRRPAERVLYHGTSVATVPDICAHGFNRSFCGRNDTLYGQGVYFAKRASLSVLDRYSPPDSEGHKAVFVARVLTGDYGQGRRGLRAPPPRPPGHALLRYDSAVDCLPRPSIFVIFHDTQALPTHLITCKHMSRSPPGDPP from the exons ATGATGAGCGAGGAAGAGGCGGAGCTGGGGGCAGCCGTGGAACTCAGAGGCCTGCCCCCCCGA GTCCCAGACGAGCTGCTCACGCTCTATTTCGAGAACCGTCGAAGCTCTGGGGGTGGACCTGTGTCGAGTTGGCAGAGACTTGGCCGCGGGGGCATCCTCACCTTCCAGGAGGCTGCAG ATGCAGCGAGGGTCTTGGCCCAGGAGGAGCACACTCTGCACGGCGCTCGGCTGAGCCTGCGGCCTGCCCCACCACGCGCCCCTTCGCGCCTACTGCTCCAAGGACTGTCTGCTGGCACGGGACCCCAGCACCTGGAGCAGTATGTCCAGGCCCTGCTTTGTGCCGCAGGGCAGCCAGTGCAGCCGTGCCGTGCCCTGGCCAGTCCCCGACCAGACCGGGCCCTGGTGCAGCTGCCCAAGCCCCTTTCAGACGCAG AAGCCCGTGTCCTGGAGGAGCACGCCCAGTCCCTGGGCCTGAAGGGGGCTGAGGTCTCCCTGGCCTGGGTGCCTCAGGCCCGGGCGGTGCGTGTCGTGGGTGGCAACCCCCCTGCAGACCTGCTGCTGCTGGAGCTGTACCTGGAGAATGAGCGCCGCAGTGGCGGGGGGCCCCTGGAGGGCGTGCGCAGCCTGCCAGGGCACCTGGGCACCATCGCTTCCTTCCAGCAGTGGCAGG TGGCCGAACGGGTGCTGCAGCGGGCCCACCAGCTGCAGGGTTCAGAGCTGATCCTTGTCCCCCACTACGATGTCCTGGAGCCCGAGGAGCTCAGTGAGCACACCAGTGGAGGGAACCGCTTGGCCGAGTTGGGGCCTGGGGCCCCCAAGCATGCTCTCCTGGAGGCTGGAGGGCCAGCAAGGGCACAGAATTGTGCAGGGAATGTGACATTGGGCTCTGAGGAGGCACCGGGGCAAACAGGAGCCTTGCTGAGGACAGGGCATCTCTGGGACAGGTCCTCTCTGGGACAGGCCAGGCCAGTCAGCTCTAGGCCCGTGGGGTCTTCCGAACAGGAGGGGTTGGTGAGCCCGGGGCCTACGGGGTCTCCAGGCCCAGTGGAGATTGCCGTGGAGTCTCTGGAGCAGGTGGTGTCAATGAGCCTGGGCCCTGTAGGGTCACCGGGGCAGGAGGGCCTGGTGGAGGCAGTGCTGCCGATGGAGCTGGGAGCAATGCGCTTCATTCAACTCTATCACGAGGACCTTCTTGCTGGCCTGGGAGACGTCGCCCTCTTCCCACTCGAGGGATCAGATATGACTGGATTTCGG CTCTGCGGAGCCCTGGCCCCATGCCAGGCAGCCGAGGAGTTCCTGCAAAGTCTGCTGGGCAGCGTGAGCTGTCACGTGCTGAGCCTGAAGCACCCAGGCAGTGCCAGGTTCCTGCTGAGCCCAGAGGGGCAGCACCTTCTGCGGGGGATGGAGGCTCAGTTCCAGTGCGTCTTTGGGACAGAACGTCTGGCCAGGGCTGCCCTGGACACAGACCTGGGAGAG GTGGACCCCACTGAGGCCCTACAGGTGCTCCCTGGCCACTCCCACACCCTGTGGCCTCCAGACAGTACAGACGGTGGCCAGGAGAATGTGAGCCTAG AGGAGGTCCGAGAGCTGCTGGCCGCCCTGGAGGGCCTGGATGGGGAAGACTGGCTGCCACTGGAGCTGAGGGAGGAGGAGCCCGCAGGGCAGCCGGAGGAGGAGAAGactcccagggctggggaggggcccgTGGCGCCCCGCACCGGGGTGCCTGGGCGGCTGCAGGAGGAGGCTGAGCTGCAGCTGGCTCTCTGCCGCTCACTGGAGCCACAAGGCCAGGTGGCTGAGCGGGAGGAGGCTGTGGCGCTGCAGTGGGCCCTGGCCCTCTCACTCCAGCCGCCCCCGCTGGAGGAAGAACTGgagccccggggtggggggcctgGTAGCTGGGCCCAGCTGGAGGTGCACGCGGCCTTTGAGCAGGATATGGATGAGCTGGACCGGGCCCTAGAGGCGGCCTTGGAAGTGCACCTCCGGGAGGAGACGGTGGGGCCCCAGGGCTGCGTGCTGCCCGCGGAGCTGTGCGCCCACCTGGAGCGGCGCCACGGCGTGAGCGTTGCCCTTCGTGGTGACCGCATCGTCCTCCGTGGCTTTGGGACCCAGCCCACCCGTGCGGCCCACCACTTAGCAGCGCTGTGGGCTGGCCCCCGGGATCAGAGCTTGGCCTTTCCCTTGGAGGCTTCGGGCCCCACTT TGCCACAGCAGAGGCCGAGGGAGCCCTTGGGCAGGCTGGAGTGTGTGGCCGAGAGCAGCAGTGAGTTCCATACGGTAGTGCAGGCCTTCTACGACACACTGGACGCTGCTCACGGCAGGATCCGTGTTGTCCAG GTGGAGCGTGTGTTGCACCCGCTGCTGCAGCAGCAGTACGAACTGCACCGGGAGCGCCTGGAGCAGTGCTGTGACCGGCGGCCGGCGGAGCGGGTCCTGTACCACGGCACGTCGGTGGCCACCGTCCCGGACATCTGCGCGCACGGCTTCAACCGCAGCTTTTGCGGCCGCAACG ACACGCTCTACGGACAGGGCGTGTACTTCGCCAAGCGCGCCTCCCTGTCGGTGCTGGACCGCTACTCGCCCCCCGACTCTGAGGGCCACAAGGCGGTGTTCGTGGCGCGGGTGCTGACCGGCGACTACGGGCAGGGCCGCCGCGGGCTGCGGGCACCCCCCCCGCGGCCCCCCGGCCACGCGCTCCTGCGCTACGACAGCGCGGTGGACTGCCTCCCCCGGCCCAGCATCTTCGTCATCTTTCACGACACCCAGGCGCTGCCCACTCACCTCATCACTTGCAAGCACATGTCCCGGTCTCCCCCCGGAGACCCCCCCTGA
- the GRINA gene encoding protein lifeguard 1 isoform X1, which produces MSHEKSFLVSGDSYPPPNPGYPGGPQPSLPPYPGAPYPQPPFQPSPYGQPGYPQGPSPYPQGGYPQGPYPPGGYPQGPYPPGGYPQGPYPPGGYPQGPHPQSPFPPNPYGQPQAFPAQDSGTPQHGNYHEEGPPSYYDNQDFPATNWDDKSIRQAFIRKVFLVLTLQLSVTLSTVAVFTFVGEVKGFVRENVWTYYVSYAVFFISLIVLSCCGDFRRKHPWNLVALSVLTVSLSYMVGMIASFYNTEAVIMAVGITTTVCFTVVIFSMQTRYDFTSCVGVLLVSMAVLLVFAILCIFVRNRILEIVYASLGALLFTCFLAVDTQLLLGNKQLSLSPEEYVFAALNLYTDIINIFLYILTIIGRAKE; this is translated from the exons ATGTCCCATGAAAAGAGTTTCTTGGTGTCTGGGGACAGCTatcctccccccaaccctggaTATCCTGGGGGGCCCCAGCCCTCCTTGCCTCCCTACCCAGGGGCCCCTTACCCACAGCCCCCGTTCCAGCCTTCCCCCTATGGCCAGCCAGGGTatccccagggccccagcccctACCCCCAGGGGGGCTACCCCCAGGGCCCCTACCCCCCAGGAGGCTACCCCCAGGGCCCCTACCCCCCAGGAGGCTACCCCCAGGGCCCCTACCCCCCAGGGGGCTACCCTCAGGGGCCGCATCCACAGAGCCCCTTTCCCCCCAACCCCTATGGACAACCACAGGCCTTCCCAGCACAGGATTCCGGCA CACCTCAGCATGGGAACTATCACGAGGAGGGTCCCCCATCTTACTACGACAACCAGGACTTCCCTGCCACCAACTGGGATGACAAGAGCATCCGACAGGCCTTCATCCGGAAG GTGTTCCTGGTGCTGACCCTGCAGCTGTCCGTGACTCTGTCCACCGTGGCCGTGTTCACGTTCGTCGGCGAGGTGAAGGGCTTTGTCCGGGAGAACGTCTGGACCTACTACGTCTCCTACGCCGTCTTCTTCATCTCCCTCATTGTCCTCAGCTGCTGTGGGGACTTCCGGCGAAAGCACCCCTGGAACCTCGTTGCCCTG TCGGTCCTGACCGTCAGCCTGTCCTACATGGTGGGCATGATCGCCAGCTTCTACAATACTGAGGCGGTCATCATGGCCGTAGGCATCACCACGACCGTCTGCTTCACGGTGGTCATCTTCTCCATGCAG ACGCGCTACGACTTCACGTCGTGCGTGGGCGTGCTGCTGGTGAGCATGGCGGTGCTCCTCGTCTTCGCCATCCTCTGCATCTTTGTCCGCAACCGCATCCTGGAGATCGTGTACGCCTCACTCGGCGCTCTGCTCTTCACCTGC TTCCTGGCAGTGGACACCCAGCTGCTGCTGGGGAACAAGCAGCTGTCCCTGAGCCCAGAAGAGTACGTGTTTGCCGCGCTGAACCTGTACACGGACATCATCAACATCTTCCTGTATATCCTTACCATCATTGGCCGTGCCAAGGAGTAG
- the GRINA gene encoding protein lifeguard 1 isoform X2 has product MSHEKSFLVSGDSYPPPNPGYPGGPQPSLPPYPGAPYPQPPFQPSPYGQPGYPQGPSPYPQGGYPQGPYPPGGYPQGPYPPGGYPQGPHPQSPFPPNPYGQPQAFPAQDSGTPQHGNYHEEGPPSYYDNQDFPATNWDDKSIRQAFIRKVFLVLTLQLSVTLSTVAVFTFVGEVKGFVRENVWTYYVSYAVFFISLIVLSCCGDFRRKHPWNLVALSVLTVSLSYMVGMIASFYNTEAVIMAVGITTTVCFTVVIFSMQTRYDFTSCVGVLLVSMAVLLVFAILCIFVRNRILEIVYASLGALLFTCFLAVDTQLLLGNKQLSLSPEEYVFAALNLYTDIINIFLYILTIIGRAKE; this is encoded by the exons ATGTCCCATGAAAAGAGTTTCTTGGTGTCTGGGGACAGCTatcctccccccaaccctggaTATCCTGGGGGGCCCCAGCCCTCCTTGCCTCCCTACCCAGGGGCCCCTTACCCACAGCCCCCGTTCCAGCCTTCCCCCTATGGCCAGCCAGGGTatccccagggccccagcccctACCCCCAGGGGG GCTACCCCCAGGGCCCCTACCCCCCAGGAGGCTACCCCCAGGGCCCCTACCCCCCAGGGGGCTACCCTCAGGGGCCGCATCCACAGAGCCCCTTTCCCCCCAACCCCTATGGACAACCACAGGCCTTCCCAGCACAGGATTCCGGCA CACCTCAGCATGGGAACTATCACGAGGAGGGTCCCCCATCTTACTACGACAACCAGGACTTCCCTGCCACCAACTGGGATGACAAGAGCATCCGACAGGCCTTCATCCGGAAG GTGTTCCTGGTGCTGACCCTGCAGCTGTCCGTGACTCTGTCCACCGTGGCCGTGTTCACGTTCGTCGGCGAGGTGAAGGGCTTTGTCCGGGAGAACGTCTGGACCTACTACGTCTCCTACGCCGTCTTCTTCATCTCCCTCATTGTCCTCAGCTGCTGTGGGGACTTCCGGCGAAAGCACCCCTGGAACCTCGTTGCCCTG TCGGTCCTGACCGTCAGCCTGTCCTACATGGTGGGCATGATCGCCAGCTTCTACAATACTGAGGCGGTCATCATGGCCGTAGGCATCACCACGACCGTCTGCTTCACGGTGGTCATCTTCTCCATGCAG ACGCGCTACGACTTCACGTCGTGCGTGGGCGTGCTGCTGGTGAGCATGGCGGTGCTCCTCGTCTTCGCCATCCTCTGCATCTTTGTCCGCAACCGCATCCTGGAGATCGTGTACGCCTCACTCGGCGCTCTGCTCTTCACCTGC TTCCTGGCAGTGGACACCCAGCTGCTGCTGGGGAACAAGCAGCTGTCCCTGAGCCCAGAAGAGTACGTGTTTGCCGCGCTGAACCTGTACACGGACATCATCAACATCTTCCTGTATATCCTTACCATCATTGGCCGTGCCAAGGAGTAG